TTATCCCACGAGACACAAGAGCGATCATGATGTCCATGGCCTAGATAGGGCAGTGGTGGCCATTGAGTGCGATGCCTCAAACTCTATAGCCATATGTTACCTCTATGGGTAAACTAGAGATAATTGATTTACAGTTAGTAAATTAAAGACCATCATGGTTAGTGTTGTAATGAACTTAGCAAAATCAATGGAAATTTCAAGAAGTTGGCTTGAAACCATTAGtgtgaatctcaaattgctaaGTATGACAACTTGAAGGTAATCTCCAAAATGGAGTAGATCAGCAGCATAGGAAGCATAATGTGATGAAATCGGTAGATACTCACTCCTAATGGCTTATGTCATGACTTAGTAAAATGTGTGGGAGAGCACTTTGTAAATCAATCATAATGTCGAAACGACAAAAATATAGGCTTTATCAGTAGTCAACGATAATCTGCGTATGCAGTAGATCCATATGACTACCTTGTGATCTCAAGCATCAATTTAAAGAAAATCACCTTGAATTTTGCAAAAttgaaaatctcaattgcaaatagacgTATTAATCTCAACATGTGGTTAACATGGAAATAAATACATCATAGAAATATTCCGGAATACCTCATACTCAACGGAGAAACAGTACTGCAGAGGTACTGAATTTATCTTTGTAAGAGATTAAAAAAATCTTAATTGCAAATGGACATAATTAATCTCAACACGTGATAAACGTGGAAAAGTATTACATCAACTTAAGATCTGGAATACATCTTGGTACTCAACAGAAAAATGCTACTAATGTAGTGAATAATAATGATGTTGCAAACTTGATGTTCAAGTGAAAAACTTGAATTGTATATACCTCAAATTAAAATGAGATGGTCTTCTATCAAGTTGTAAGATAATTCAGCGAGCTGAATTAATAATTTGCGAGAGAAAATTGATCTCAATCACAATGAGATTGTTTTGTGGGAAAATAATAATTCTCAATCGCAAATATATATTGTTATGCGAGAAAACTTAATCTTAATCGCGGAAAACATGTTCTAGAGAATTTGATATGTGGTAAACACATTGAACATGTCAAGTATCAACATAGACATATTTTTGGAATTctaaaactcaacaggaaatataGTAATTAATAGGGTCCAAGACAGGCAAGTACTAGTAAATAGTACTGTTAGCAGGACAAATTTACAAACTCACCAAAATAGAAAGGTATTGTGCAAAATTAGCCTAGACCACTGTTTCGGTCTGTTCTGCGAATTCCTGCAACTGTAGAGACCATGATGCAAAATATGCCTTATCTCTCTTGCGCCGTTCCCTATGGAAGCAACCACCGCTGTCTGCCACGGGGCGCGACACACGGCCAGGTGTGGGGGCGGCTGCATCAACATCGACGACTGCAGCATTGAGGAGCCGCTCACGCCGGAGCCGAGGGACGAGCAACGATGGGGTCGATGGTCGATGGTCGCCATGTGCTTCAGGATGGAGGCCGCTGCGCTCTTGCGCCGCGCTGGACGGTGCAGCCGCTCCAAACGCCCGTCGTTTCCGCGCCGCAGGAAGCCGCGGTCGTGCATCGAGGCTGCCGCATACGTCGTGCGCAGCGGGAGGGCATCCAGTGGCCAAGCACGATGCCAGGGCGGATGGCTGTGGCCGCGCCGCAAATAGCACGGTCAAGCCATGGGCCGCTGCGTGCTCCGTgcggaaaagaattctatgagacccggtttcacgcgagacccatcctgatggatgacacgtggcattcataaATCACAAAGCACTTCCACCTCCCATttaaaatcagggaggagagagattagatgctttgtgatttgtgaatgtcacGTGTCATCTATCAAaacgggtctcacctgctaatcgTGAGACCTgatctcatataatttttttccgctCCGCGCtgggagccgccaccgtctcggaCTGTAGCAGGCCGATAGCCATGGTCACGCGCGACAATGAGAAGCGTGCCGGATGGAGCGTTCGCGCTGTTTGCAGCCGAAAGTCGTCAATGCCGTGGATGCGAGCCGAAGTCGCTGCCTCCGGTCTTGGACAGGAGACCACTTCACCGTGGAGGTTAGTGCCGGATCAAAAAAACAAACGGAATTGCTAATTTTCATCCGGATGAAAATTATTCGTCTTCATCCGTTTTCTGAGCCGTACGTTCTGTTGCGCCGTGATTCATGGTTTTTCCCCGTCCTTTTTTGGGCGCTGACTTTTCTTATCAGGCCCGCTGAATTTTTCAATCCAACCCGTTATGCTCCCCTCGCTATCCCGCATCTGtggcttcctctttctcttcccATCCTCGTCATTTCCTCTTTGCCATTTCACACATGCATCCCCTGGAACAGAGGTTGGGAGAGATGGCAATGGCGATTTGGATCTCCCTCTTGGCGATCGATGCAGTTGGTTGTTGGTGACTCATCTGCACTCTTTGTCCCACTCCCCTGCTGCCTCCGCGCCCCGCTCGACCTCCCGTCGGTTGTCTGCAGGATATCTCGCCCCCCGCACCAACCACGGCCCCAATTTCCCGCCTCCTGCCGATTTTTGTTCATCTGATTCGGTAATTTCTCTTGATTTTCTCTTGTTTCACAGATTCTGATTGGTAGTTTTAGGGTTTTTATAGTTAGATCTATGTGTATTTCCCCGCATCGTTCGTGTAGATGTGTGAGGTTCCGCCGTTTCTGGGTTTGAATCTCGTTTGCCATGGCGGATTTTGGCGGCGGAGTGCCTTGTGGTAGGGGGAGGTAGTTCGAGTTTCTCGTTCGTAGGCCGCTCGTCCATGTCCATGGGCAGGCCGAGGTAACTAGAGTGGTGCTCCATGAGGGGGTTTCACTGTTAGTTTTGATTTGATCTGTAACTGCGGTGTTGTTATGTATTGGGGAGGTTTTTGATTAGGTTGGCTTGTTTAGTTGTAgtagtatgcgatggtgatctatCCCTAGGTTGTGCATGCAGGTTTCCCCTAGGCTGACATCCACTTGCATTTGCATGGTTGCGTGGTTGTAGTTTTTACAATGCAGTTCTCACACATCCCCCTGCAGGTGGATACAGGACTATAGGAATGGGTCAGTAGAATTTGTTGTGTTTCTGAATTTGTTGTGGTTCTCTTCTTTTGTCAGTGGATATTTCCCATTTGTTTTTACAATGTAACTTCAAGTGCATTTACAGTGTAATTTGCTATGGATTTACAGTGTAATTGTGACTAATTTTACACAGTTATTCCTAGTAGATTTTGCAGTGTATTTTCTTAGGGGGTTTACACTATAATTTCTAGTGGATTGTACAGTGTAATCCCCAATGGATTTACAGTGTATTTAGTGTAATTCTTAGGCGTGTTGCACTGTAAGTCTTAGTGGGTTTTGTAATTCTATTTTTTGTTTAGCATGTAAGTGTTCTCTGTTGTGCCTGCATGCGCTAGTTAAGTGTTGGATTTTCGCATCCGTGAAAGTGGTCCGGAACTGTAAATTTGAGTAATGTTTCACTTCTAGTGTCAGATCTCGTTTGTCCTGTGAGCTAGATTGTCTGGTTGAATTCGGCTAGTTGTCTATTTCACTTCGCCTGTTGTTTGTTTCTGTTCAGGTCCCTGTGCATGTCCCAGTCGGATGGGATGCTTTTTGTTTCAGTTCAGATCCCTTTGATTTGCTTGTACGGCTTGTTTCCTCGCTCAACATCACCTACCCAGCAACCAAACTAGTCTACTGTTTGCCCCTTATTCCTTCCATTTCTATTTGTTTGTTTCTTACTCCCTCCGtgtcaaaataagtgtctcaactttgtactagctctagtacaaatttgtaatAAGCtcaagacatttattttgggacggagggagtacatttttagATGTTCTTTTACTGATTTGATTCTTAATTTCAGTTGTACTTCCCTATTGGTCTCGATGAGCACTGGTTCTCATTTGTCGTTTGCATCAAAGATAAAGCTTTTGTGTTTCTTGATTCGGCTTATGGATCGTATCACAGAGATATCCGTGATGACCTGGTAATTTTTCTTTACTACACGAATAGTTTTTAATGCTCCTGCTTTGTTCTAGTCCTCTTTTACTTTGTAATCCCATTTTTTTTCGTTTTCCCACTGTATCTCAGTGGTATTTTACAGTGTAAATCTAATTATTTTTTAGGATTTTACACAATAACTCTCAATTGGTTTTTGCAATGTAATTTTCTTGTTTTAAGTGTAATTCTCAAAATGATTTTGCACTATAATTCCTTAGTGAATTGTGTGCTCTCAAAATGGTTTGCACTGTAATTATACTTGTTTCTCTCAAATGCAAATTTAATTATCTTGTTTTTACAATGTAATACTCAAAAGATGTTGCACTGTAATTCCTTAGTGAGTTCTCTCAAAGTTTTTGCAGTGTAATTATCAAAAGATTTACAGTGTAATTCTCAAAGTTTTTACACTGTAATTATCTTTTGTTTTACAGTGTAATTCTTATAGTATTTTTGCACTGTAATTCCTTAGTGAGTTCTGTACTTTTTACAGTGTAATTCTCAAAGTATTTTAGACAGTAATTATGTTTTGTTTTACAGTGTAATTCTCAAAGGATTTGCATTGTATCTTTTAGTGGATTTTTACAGTGTGATTCTCAAAAGATTTACACTGTAACTCTCTTAGCGGTTTGCAATGTAATTATACTTGTTTCTCTCAAATACAACTGTAATTATCTTGTTTTACAGTGTAATTCTCAAAGAATTTGCACTGTATTTTCAGTGCATTTTTACAACTAATCCTAAAAAGATTTACACTGTAACTCTCTTAGTGGTTTGCAATGTAATTATCTTATTTTACAGTGTAAGAGTTTGCACTGGATTTTTGCAGTGTAATTCTCAGAAGATTTACACTATAACTCTCTTAGTGGCAGTGTAATTCTCAAAGTTTTTTTTCACGGTAATATCTTTTAGTGTAACTCTCTTATTGGAAGTGTAATTCTCACTGTAATGTTCTTGTTTGATACAGTGTAATTCTCAAAGTATTTGACACTGTAATTTTTTAGTGTAGCTCTAAATGATTTTACACTGTAATAGTCTTGTTTGATGCAGTGTAATTATCTTGTTTTGATACACTGTAATATCTTTTAGTGTAACTCTCTTAGTGGAAGTGCAATTCTCACTGTAAATCTCAAAGTATTTACACTGTAATATCTTAGTGGATATACAGTGTAATTCTCATTTTTTGGATTTTTACTGTGTAACTATCATTGATTTACACTATAACTATTTTATTGGTTTTGTTAGTGGGCTTTACAGTGCAATTCTTAGTGGTTTTACTTGTAAATCATAGCACCATTTGTACTGGTATCCATTGCTTTGCTCTAGTGCACTTTTAGTTTTTTTCTTGAGTCTACCGATAGCTCTTTTGTACAGTAAATTGGTTTGGTATGCAtttcctaaattttttttagttgCAACACAGATTCATAATTTGTGTTTAGTTGCAACACAGCGAATGACATGTTTTTCAGCCCCATGAACAGTTGTGACAAGTCTTTTGTAACTAATTTCTTTCGTGATGCATGTTCTTtacttgccttgtcatttgtttcatTTTCTTATTCTCCTTTTAGCTTCTCTTTTCTTTTTACTAATATTCCGGGTCTCTTTGAATTTCTATGTGTAGGGAGGCAATGCCAAGTGAGGTTCAGAATGTGCGCGGTCCTAGCACAAATGGTGGCTGAGTTCTTATTTTACTAGCATGTAATCCAAGTGAGGTTCAGCAAGTGAGGCAATGCCAAGTAGCAATCAAGCTGAGCATAGCAGTATTTTTGGTTTTAGTAGTGGTCTGTATGTTTAATATTACACTGTAATTATTAATGTTTAATCTTAGCAAACTATTTGGATTATTGGTGGATTTACAATGTCATTTTAGTGCATTTTGCAGTGTCATTTTTAATGCACCTTACACTGTAATTCTTAGTGGGCATGGTAGAAATTAGTGTGGTTTTGCTTTAGCTGCTTTTCTGTTCAGTCATGGAGTAGCTTTTGGCTGTATCAGTGTGCTTTGATTTCCTGTTTGTAGCTGCTTTTCTATCCGGGTTGGTAAAGGTTTAGTTGTGG
The window above is part of the Triticum aestivum cultivar Chinese Spring chromosome 2A, IWGSC CS RefSeq v2.1, whole genome shotgun sequence genome. Proteins encoded here:
- the LOC123188483 gene encoding uncharacterized protein isoform X2, translating into MLPSLSRICGFLFLFPSSSFPLCHFTHASPGTEVGRDGNGDLDLPLGDRCSWLLVTHLHSLSHSPAASAPRSTSRRLSAGYLAPRTNHGPNFPPPADFCSSDSLYFPIGLDEHWFSFVVCIKDKAFVFLDSAYGSYHRDIRDDLGGNAK
- the LOC123188483 gene encoding uncharacterized protein isoform X1 — protein: MLPSLSRICGFLFLFPSSSFPLCHFTHASPGTEVGRDGNGDLDLPLGDRCSWLLVTHLHSLSHSPAASAPRSTSRRLSAGYLAPRTNHGPNFPPPADFCSSDSVPVHVPVGWDAFCFSSDPFDLLLYFPIGLDEHWFSFVVCIKDKAFVFLDSAYGSYHRDIRDDLGGNAK